A single window of Granulicella sibirica DNA harbors:
- a CDS encoding S1 family peptidase — MLSVEPRKFHQVVSDLRRAVFSVIRDRPNLAGNVDSAALGTGFFIRPDVFMSCDHVMNPTAAPHQAGDSYRLIANLMGDDATVHVVQTPQIGRELSLFPELDLAVLQVPNAPDQEFASICYSDVLVGHEIGVVGYPLAKLGTDAGGNLLLDGLIYRAGRGVITGRFSGDLNGNATAIPLLEVNFMFVSGNSGGPVFDPETGRVLGMVQGIQWFKIAEQLVAVNAAPGQLPLGIPPVYVAPVLAVYSRAIKLDCFRTVLDGFGITA, encoded by the coding sequence ATGCTGAGCGTTGAACCGAGAAAATTCCACCAAGTAGTTTCGGATCTGAGGAGAGCGGTATTCAGTGTGATTAGGGATAGGCCGAATTTGGCTGGAAACGTCGACTCGGCTGCCTTAGGTACTGGATTCTTTATTCGGCCAGACGTTTTTATGAGTTGCGATCATGTAATGAACCCTACTGCGGCACCCCATCAAGCGGGAGACTCGTACCGGCTAATTGCAAATCTTATGGGCGACGACGCCACGGTGCACGTTGTTCAGACTCCACAGATTGGAAGGGAGCTTTCTCTTTTTCCCGAGCTTGATCTCGCAGTCTTACAGGTTCCAAATGCCCCGGATCAGGAATTCGCCTCTATCTGTTACAGTGACGTCCTTGTCGGCCATGAGATCGGCGTGGTTGGTTATCCACTAGCCAAACTCGGAACGGACGCGGGCGGCAATCTTCTTCTTGATGGACTAATTTATAGGGCAGGGCGGGGCGTAATCACTGGGAGATTCTCAGGAGACCTCAATGGGAATGCAACCGCGATACCTCTACTAGAGGTGAACTTCATGTTCGTAAGCGGAAATAGCGGCGGTCCGGTGTTCGACCCCGAAACAGGACGCGTACTAGGCATGGTTCAGGGGATCCAATGGTTTAAGATCGCGGAACAACTCGTGGCCGTAAACGCAGCCCCCGGTCAGTTGCCGCTAGGAATTCCGCCCGTCTATGTTGCCCCGGTTCTCGCCGTCTACTCCAGAGCCATCAAGCTTGATTGCTTCCGGACGGTGCTCGACGGGTTTGGAATTACTGCCTAA